A DNA window from Pungitius pungitius chromosome 1, fPunPun2.1, whole genome shotgun sequence contains the following coding sequences:
- the LOC119222881 gene encoding solute carrier family 12 member 3-like, whose product MGQLTSKLGLVPSEVRNGNFQVPPTIVVSDNDSSASEHQGSRTELRRSSVYSTIDLVPQLEHYDVSLPNRQMRSRPSLEVLRNSYGQAEEDGKVPDTESGAVSAPEVGQEGSQAKEKEPIRFGWVTGVMIRCMLNIWGVILFLRLSWITSRAGILLTWVIVAMSVLVTSITALSISAIATNGKVISGGAYFMISRSLGPEIGGPIGAVFSFANALACALNTVGFAEVVRDLMQEFNVVMVDAVNDVRIVGVITVTVLLFVSLAGMEWESKAQYLFFMTLLVSFANYIVGTVIPPKVEKQAQGIFGYSSDIFVANLTPDWRGSNFFQMFAIFFPSAIGILSGANISGDLKDPATAIPKGTLMAIFWTTVSYIIIPVTVGACVLRDASGNISDMMTDNNTDGCVGLGCAHGWNFTNCIQLENCQYGLNTNTKVLGQLSGFYYLITAGVFAASLSSALGFLVSAPKVFQCLCRDNIYPYIGFFAKGYGKNDEPLRAYLLCYVIAVAFILIAELNTIAALISNFFLCSYSLINFSCFYASTTNSPGWRPAFHYYSKWTALFGAVISVVLMFLFTWWAALITFTIIFLLFGYVNFKKPTVNWGSSVQAGTYNMALSYSVWLSGVEDHVKNFRPQCLVMTGPPNQRPALVDFVGSFTKHISLMICGDIIMEQDRPHDATDMLVKWMNKRKVRSFYSPFTADSIREGARHLLQASGLGKLKPNTLVLGFKTNWRESSPESIEDYINTIYDTFDANYCLCILRMMDGLDVSEQLDSEVNHAFELDESAENEEQKSPETESADDLSDGGDEAQNKTVFQNDQGKKTIDVYWIADDGGLTLLVPYLLTRRKRWHRSKIRVFIVGDEQNMEEGRKNMIALLKKFRLDCSNVTVITDSERSPNTKNLRRFVDSVAPFRLHREEQEGDSVSGTKQSTPWKISEKEFEAFRLKSENKVRLNEIIRRNSQHAALVLVSLPVPHRDCSSALYMAWMDTLTCGLHCPVVLIRGNQQNVLTFYCQ is encoded by the exons ATGGGCCAGCTCACGTCTAAACTCGGGTTGGTCCCTAGTGAAGTCAGAAATGGAAATTTCCAAGTTCCTCCAACAATTGTTGTCTCGGACAATGATTCAAG TGCATCTGAGCATCAGGGCTCCAGGACAGAGCTGCGGAGGTCTTCCGTCTACAGCACGATAGACCTGGTGCCGCAGCTGGAGCATTATGACGTTTCACTGCCAAACCGTCAGATGAGGAGCCGTCCATCTCTTGAGGTTCTACGCAACTCATACGGG cAGGCAGAGGAGGATGGAAAGGTCCCCGATACAGAGTCAGGAGCTGTGAGTGCTCCAGAAGTCGGACAGGAAGGCTCACAAGCTAAGGAGAAAGAACCCATTAGGTTTGGCTGGGTGACGGGAGTCATG ATTCGTTGTATGCTGAACATTTGGGGAGTCATCCTATTCCTCCGTCTCTCTTGGATCACATCCCGGGCCGGCATTT TGTTGACCTGGGTTATCGTTGCAATGTCCGTATTGGTGACCTCAATAACCGCCCTCTCCATCTCCGCCATCGCCACCAACGGGAAGGTGATCTCAG GGGGGGCGTATTTCATGATCTCCCGTTCTTTGGGCCCTGAGATTGGTGGTCCGATCGGGGCAGTGTTTTCCTTTGCCAACGCCCTGGCTTGTGCGCTTAACACAGTGGGCTTCGCAGAGGTGGTCCGCGATTTGATGCAG GAGTTCAATGTCGTCATGGTCGATGCAGTCAATGATGTCCGTATTGTGGGCGTGATCACGGTGactgttcttctgtttgtttcattGGCCGGGATGGAGTGGGAGTCCAAG gcccAGTATCTATTCTTCATGACTCTCTTGGTTTCGTTTGCCAACTACATTGTGGGCACAGTCATACCCCCCAAAGTAGAGAAACAAGCCCAGGGCATCTTTGGATACAGTA GTGATATCTTTGTGGCAAACCTAACACCAGACTGGAGAGGGAGTAACTTTTTCCAGATGTTTGCcattttcttcccttcggcCATCGGCATTCTGTCTGGGGCCAACATCTCCGGAGACCTCAAA GACCCTGCTACCGCCATCCCCAAAGGGACCCTCATGGCCATTTTCTGGACTACAGTCAGCTACATAATTATCCCTGTGACCGTCG GAGCATGTGTGCTGAGGGACGCCTCCGGTAATATCAGTGACATGATGACGGACAACAACACCGACGGCTGTGTGGGTCTGGGCTGTGCCCACGGCTGGAACTTCACAAACTGCATTCAGTTAGAAAACTGTCAATATGGTCTGAACACCAATACGAAG GTACTGGGCCAACTTTCAGGGTTCTATTACCTCATCACTGCTGGTGTCTTCGCTGCCAGCCTGTCGTCCGCCCTCGGCTTCCTCGTCTCTGCCCCTAAAGTCTTTCAG TGTTTATGCAGAGACAACATCTACCCATACATTGGATTCTTTGCAAAAGGTTACGGCAAAAATGATGAGCCCCTGCGAGCTTATTTGCTCTGCTACGTCATTGCGGTGGCCTTCATTCTCATCG CTGAGCTGAACACCATCGCTGCCTTGATCTCCAACTTCTTCCTGTGCTCCTACAGCCTCATCAACTTCAGCTGCTTTTACGCCTCCACCACCAACTCCCCCG GTTGGAGGCCGGCGTTTCACTACTACAGCAAATGGACGGCTCTGTTCGGAGCCGTGATCTCCGTGGTGCTGATGTTCCTGTTCACCTGGTGGGCGGCTCTCATCACCTTCACCATCATCTTCTTGCTCTTCGGCTATGTCAACTTCAAAAAGCCCA CGGTGAACTGGGGATCGTCGGTGCAGGCGGGTACATACAACATGGCTCTGTCCTATTCAGTCTGGTTGTCTGGTGTCGAGGATCACGTCAAGAACTTTAG ACCACAGTGCCTCGTCATGACCGGGCCCCCGAACCAGCGGCCGGCTCTGGTTGACTTTGTCGGCTCCTTCACCAAACACATAAGCCTCATGATCTGTGGAGACATCATCATG GAGCAGGACAGGCCGCATGACGCCACAGACATGTTGGTGAAGTGGATGAACAAGAGGAAGGTGCGCTCCTTTTACAGCCCGTTCACTGCCGACAGCATCCGAGAGGGAGCTCGACACCTGCTGCAG GCTTCTGGTCTTGGCAAGCTGAAGCCCAACACTCTGGTTCTGGGCTTCAAGACAAACTGGAGGGAGAGTTCACCTGAAAGCATTGAAGATTATATTAACACCATATA CGATACCTTTGACGCCAACTACTGCCTGTGCATCCTGAGGATGATGGACGGGCTGGATGTCTCTGAGCAGTTGGATTCTGAAG TGAACCACGCCTTTGAGCTCGATGAATCTGCTGAAAATGAGGAACAGAAATCTCCGGAGACGGAATCGG CCGACGACCTCTCTGACGGAGGCGACGAGGCTCAGAACAAGACGGTGTTTCAGAACGACCAGGGCAAGAAGACCATTGACGTCTACTGGATAGCCGACGACGGAG GTCTGACTCTGCTGGTTCCGTACCTGCTCACGAGGAGGAAGCGCTGGCACCGCAGTAAGATCCGTGTCTTCATCGTGGGAGACGAACAGAACATGGAGGAAGGCCGCAAAAA CATGATCGCTCTGCTGAAGAAGTTTCGCTTGGATTGCAGCAACGTCACGGTCATAACGGACAGCGAGAGGTCTCCCAACACCAAAAA CCTCCGAAGGTTCGTGGACAGTGTCGCCCCCTTCAGGCTGCACAGAGAAGAGCAGGAAGGCGACTCAGTCAGCGGGACGAAGCAAAGCACCCCGTGGAAAATATCAGAGAAAGAGTTTGAGGCCTTCAgattaaag tCCGAGAATAAGGTGAGGCTGAATGAAATCATCCGGAGGAACTCTCAGCATGCTGCCCTCGTCCTCGT GAGCCTTCCTGTGCCGCACAGAGACTGCTCCAGTGCTCTGTACATGGCCTGGATGGACACTCTGACCTGCGGCCTCCACTGCCCAGTGGTGCTGATACGAGGAAACCAGCAGAACGTGCTCACCTTCTACTGCCAATGA